The Bos mutus isolate GX-2022 chromosome 7, NWIPB_WYAK_1.1, whole genome shotgun sequence genome window below encodes:
- the RMND5B gene encoding E3 ubiquitin-protein transferase RMND5B isoform X6 produces MCFSVHHIRRYKCCRKIKDTVQKLASDHKDIHSSVSRVGKAIDRNFDSEICGVVSDAVWDSREKQQQTLQMAILEHLYQQGMLSVAEELCQESTLNVDLDFKQPFLELNRILEALHEQDLGPALEWAVSHRQRLLELNSSLEFKLHRLQFIRLLAGGPEKQLEALSYARHFQPFAHVHQREIQVMMGSLVYLQLGLEKSPYCHLLDNSHWAEICETFTRDACSLLGLSVESPLSVSFASGCVALPVLMNIKAVMEQRQCSGVWSHKDELPIEIELGMKCWYHSVFACPILRQQTSDSNPPIKLICGHVISRDALNKLINGGKLKCPYCPMEQNPADGKRIIF; encoded by the exons TGCTGCCGGAAGATAAAAGACACCGTGCAGAAACTGGCTTCGGACCACAAGGACATTCACAGCAGTGTTTCCCGAGTGGGCAAAGCCATTGACAGG AACTTTGACTCTGAGATTTGCGGTGTGGTCTCTGACGCGGTGTGGGACTCGcgggagaagcagcagcaaacCCTGCAGATGGCCATCTTGGAGCACTTGTATCAGCAGGGCATGCTCAGTGTCGCTGAGGAGCTGTGTCAG GAATCAACACTGAATGTGGACTTGGATTTCAAGCAGCCTTTCCTGGAGTTGAATCGTATCCTGGAAGCTCTGCATGAACAAGACCTGGGGCCAGCACTGGA GTGGGCTGTCTCCCACAGGCAGCGCCTGCTGGAGCTCAATAGCTCCCTGGAGTTCAAGCTGCACCGACTGCAGTTCATCCGTCTCCTGGCAGGTGGCCCTGAGAAGCAGCTGGAGGCCCTCAGCTACGCCCGGCACTTCCAGCCCTTTGCTCACGTGCACCAGCGGG AGATCCAGGTGATGATGGGCAGTCTGGTGTACCTGCAGCTGGGTTTGGAGAAGTCACCCTACTGCCATCTCCTGGACAACAGCCATTGGGCCGAGATCTGTGAGACCTTTACCCGTGACGCTTGTTCCCTGTTGGGCCTTTCTGTGGAGTCACCCCTCAGTGTCAG CTTCGCCTCTGGCTGTGTGGCGCTGCCTGTGCTGATGAATATCAAAGCTGTGATGGAGCAGAGGCAGTGCTCTGGGGTCTGGAGTCACAAGGACGAGCTGCCG ATTGAGATTGAACTCGGCATGAAGTGCTGGTACCACTCAGTGTTCGCGTGCCCCATCCTCCGCCAGCAGACGTCGGATTCCAACCCTCCCATCAAGCTCATCTGTGGCCATGTCATCTCCCGAGATGCACTCAACAAGCTCATTAATGGAGGAAA GCTGAAGTGTCCCTACTGTCCCATGGAGCAGAACCCAGCAGATGGGAAACGCATCATATTCTGA
- the NHP2 gene encoding H/ACA ribonucleoprotein complex subunit 2, whose amino-acid sequence MTKIKADPDGPEAQADACCGERTYHELLVNLNPIAQPLASRRLTRKLYKCIKKAVKQKQIRRGVKEVQKFINKGEKGIMVLAGDTLPIEVYCHLPVMCEDRNLPYVYIPSKTDLGAAAGSKRPTCVIMVKPHEEYQEAYDECLEEVQALPPPM is encoded by the exons ATGACCAAAATAAAGGCAGATCCGGACGGGCCGGAGGCTCAGGCGGACGCGTGCTGCGGGGAGCGCACTTACCATGAACTGCTGGTGAATCTGAACCCCATCGCGCAGCCTCTGGCTTCTCGCCGTCTCACGCGGAAGCTCTACAAATGCATCAAGAAAG ccgtgaagcagaagcagattcgGCGCGGGGTGAAGGAGGTTCAGAAATTTATCAACAAAGGCGAGAAAGG GATTATGGTTTTGGCAGGAGACACGTTACCCATTGAGGTATACTGCCATCTCCCAGTTATGTGTGAAGACCGGAATTTGCCATATGTCTATATCCCCTCTAAGACG gACCTGGGTGCAGCCGCTGGCTCTAAGCGCCCCACCTGCGTGATAATGGTCAAGCCCCACGAGGAATACCAGGAGGCCTATGACGAGTGCCTGGAGGAGGTGCAAGCCCTGCCCCCGCCCATGTGA
- the RMND5B gene encoding E3 ubiquitin-protein transferase RMND5B isoform X1, which produces MGSTVNRAWRSCCTMWASYGLSWPAQDIDILGTLSHPSRSRPSRHLLFVFVRTHSAVQGTPLSATLSLVMSQCCRKIKDTVQKLASDHKDIHSSVSRVGKAIDRNFDSEICGVVSDAVWDSREKQQQTLQMAILEHLYQQGMLSVAEELCQESTLNVDLDFKQPFLELNRILEALHEQDLGPALEWAVSHRQRLLELNSSLEFKLHRLQFIRLLAGGPEKQLEALSYARHFQPFAHVHQREIQVMMGSLVYLQLGLEKSPYCHLLDNSHWAEICETFTRDACSLLGLSVESPLSVSFASGCVALPVLMNIKAVMEQRQCSGVWSHKDELPIEIELGMKCWYHSVFACPILRQQTSDSNPPIKLICGHVISRDALNKLINGGKLKCPYCPMEQNPADGKRIIF; this is translated from the exons ccatcctagtaggAGTAGGCCCAGCCGCCACCTCCTGTTTGTATTTGTCAGGACTCATTCAG CCGTCCAGGGAACCCCTCTCTCAGCTACCCTCTCCCTGGTTATGTCACAGTGCTGCCGGAAGATAAAAGACACCGTGCAGAAACTGGCTTCGGACCACAAGGACATTCACAGCAGTGTTTCCCGAGTGGGCAAAGCCATTGACAGG AACTTTGACTCTGAGATTTGCGGTGTGGTCTCTGACGCGGTGTGGGACTCGcgggagaagcagcagcaaacCCTGCAGATGGCCATCTTGGAGCACTTGTATCAGCAGGGCATGCTCAGTGTCGCTGAGGAGCTGTGTCAG GAATCAACACTGAATGTGGACTTGGATTTCAAGCAGCCTTTCCTGGAGTTGAATCGTATCCTGGAAGCTCTGCATGAACAAGACCTGGGGCCAGCACTGGA GTGGGCTGTCTCCCACAGGCAGCGCCTGCTGGAGCTCAATAGCTCCCTGGAGTTCAAGCTGCACCGACTGCAGTTCATCCGTCTCCTGGCAGGTGGCCCTGAGAAGCAGCTGGAGGCCCTCAGCTACGCCCGGCACTTCCAGCCCTTTGCTCACGTGCACCAGCGGG AGATCCAGGTGATGATGGGCAGTCTGGTGTACCTGCAGCTGGGTTTGGAGAAGTCACCCTACTGCCATCTCCTGGACAACAGCCATTGGGCCGAGATCTGTGAGACCTTTACCCGTGACGCTTGTTCCCTGTTGGGCCTTTCTGTGGAGTCACCCCTCAGTGTCAG CTTCGCCTCTGGCTGTGTGGCGCTGCCTGTGCTGATGAATATCAAAGCTGTGATGGAGCAGAGGCAGTGCTCTGGGGTCTGGAGTCACAAGGACGAGCTGCCG ATTGAGATTGAACTCGGCATGAAGTGCTGGTACCACTCAGTGTTCGCGTGCCCCATCCTCCGCCAGCAGACGTCGGATTCCAACCCTCCCATCAAGCTCATCTGTGGCCATGTCATCTCCCGAGATGCACTCAACAAGCTCATTAATGGAGGAAA GCTGAAGTGTCCCTACTGTCCCATGGAGCAGAACCCAGCAGATGGGAAACGCATCATATTCTGA
- the RMND5B gene encoding E3 ubiquitin-protein transferase RMND5B isoform X7, translated as MSQCCRKIKDTVQKLASDHKDIHSSVSRVGKAIDRNFDSEICGVVSDAVWDSREKQQQTLQMAILEHLYQQGMLSVAEELCQESTLNVDLDFKQPFLELNRILEALHEQDLGPALEWAVSHRQRLLELNSSLEFKLHRLQFIRLLAGGPEKQLEALSYARHFQPFAHVHQREIQVMMGSLVYLQLGLEKSPYCHLLDNSHWAEICETFTRDACSLLGLSVESPLSVSFASGCVALPVLMNIKAVMEQRQCSGVWSHKDELPIEIELGMKCWYHSVFACPILRQQTSDSNPPIKLICGHVISRDALNKLINGGKLKCPYCPMEQNPADGKRIIF; from the exons ATGTCACAGTGCTGCCGGAAGATAAAAGACACCGTGCAGAAACTGGCTTCGGACCACAAGGACATTCACAGCAGTGTTTCCCGAGTGGGCAAAGCCATTGACAGG AACTTTGACTCTGAGATTTGCGGTGTGGTCTCTGACGCGGTGTGGGACTCGcgggagaagcagcagcaaacCCTGCAGATGGCCATCTTGGAGCACTTGTATCAGCAGGGCATGCTCAGTGTCGCTGAGGAGCTGTGTCAG GAATCAACACTGAATGTGGACTTGGATTTCAAGCAGCCTTTCCTGGAGTTGAATCGTATCCTGGAAGCTCTGCATGAACAAGACCTGGGGCCAGCACTGGA GTGGGCTGTCTCCCACAGGCAGCGCCTGCTGGAGCTCAATAGCTCCCTGGAGTTCAAGCTGCACCGACTGCAGTTCATCCGTCTCCTGGCAGGTGGCCCTGAGAAGCAGCTGGAGGCCCTCAGCTACGCCCGGCACTTCCAGCCCTTTGCTCACGTGCACCAGCGGG AGATCCAGGTGATGATGGGCAGTCTGGTGTACCTGCAGCTGGGTTTGGAGAAGTCACCCTACTGCCATCTCCTGGACAACAGCCATTGGGCCGAGATCTGTGAGACCTTTACCCGTGACGCTTGTTCCCTGTTGGGCCTTTCTGTGGAGTCACCCCTCAGTGTCAG CTTCGCCTCTGGCTGTGTGGCGCTGCCTGTGCTGATGAATATCAAAGCTGTGATGGAGCAGAGGCAGTGCTCTGGGGTCTGGAGTCACAAGGACGAGCTGCCG ATTGAGATTGAACTCGGCATGAAGTGCTGGTACCACTCAGTGTTCGCGTGCCCCATCCTCCGCCAGCAGACGTCGGATTCCAACCCTCCCATCAAGCTCATCTGTGGCCATGTCATCTCCCGAGATGCACTCAACAAGCTCATTAATGGAGGAAA GCTGAAGTGTCCCTACTGTCCCATGGAGCAGAACCCAGCAGATGGGAAACGCATCATATTCTGA